Within Lentisphaerota bacterium, the genomic segment CGCGCGTCGAACACGCCGCTGGATGCGCGTCCGCCCGCGCCCAGCTCGGTGTTTTTCGGGAAGAATTTAAGCGGAACAAACGCGCGAAATCCGCGGGTGCGATCCTGAACCCTGCGGAGACGCTCCAGATGGTCGATGATCTCCTCGTCGGTCTCGACATGGCCATAGAGCATGGTGGCGTTGGAGGTCATGCCGAGCTGATGGGCCTCCTCGTGGATGCGCAGCCAGACCTCGGCCGGGGCCTTGTTCTCGCAGATGAGCGCGCGCACCCGTTCGGAGAAGATTTCCGAGCCACCACCCGGAAGGGAATCCAGCCCCGCATCCATGAACTCGGTGAGAACATCCAATGAGCTGCTGCCTTTAAGCGTGGCAAAGAAATCGATTTCCACCGCCGTAAAGCCTTGGATGTGGATGGAAGGAGAGACCGACTTGATCGCCTTGACCAGATTCAGATAGTAGGAATAGGGCATCTTATCATTGAGTCCGCCCACGACATGCACCTCATCGACGCCGCGTGCATGGACCGTTGCGACCGCTTCGCCAACGTCTTCGGGGGTCAGCGTATAGCCCTTCGCCTCATCGCGGTAGAAGGCGCACAGCTTGCATTTGTTGCCGCAAATATTGGTGTGATTGACGTTGAAGTTATACTGGTAAAAAGCGCGTTCGCCCACCCAGTGACGCCGCCGCAGGCTGGCCAGCTCGGCCAGATCCATGAGGTCGGCGTCTCGCAGCAGCCAGAGGGCCTGCGCGGGAGTGATGCGCTCCCGCGCCGCAACCGTTTCCTGAATGCGTCTCAACATAATGCCTCCTGAAGTGCGGCCCGGGCGACGCGCGGCTCATCGCCCCGATAGAAATGATCGTCCACCGCCAATTCCACAATGGAACACGCGGCGCCCGCCAAGCCGCGCAACGCCCCAATGGGGCAGAATGGATCGTTCGCGCCCGACAGAAAAACGGCATGCAGGCCCGGCGCCAGCCGATCCGCAAACGGATGTGACAACAGCGGGGGGGAAATCCCCACCACCCGGCGCACGCCCGTCCTCGCGGCCGTCTCCAGCGCCGCATAGGCGCCGAACGAATAGCCGACGAAGACCACCTGATCCACCGGACCGGCCGCTTCCAGAGCCCGCGCCACCAGGCTGGCGGAATCCGAATAGACGACGGCGTAATCAGTCGCCGCTTCCATTCGGTCCCACACCGTCAGCGCGGATTCACTCCGGATGACGCCGGTCTCCGTCCCCCGGTAGTTGAGCTTGACCGCCATTCGGCCACTAGCGAGGGCGGCGGCGAAGACCGCTTCGACCACGTTGTTGGCGGAGTCGCCGCCGAGACTCGGATGTGGCGGAAAGATGACAATGAGCCGGTCGCGCAGCGGAAATTCGGGATAGCCGAGCGTCATGCCGATGTCCAGCCCGGGTTCCACGTCAATGCGAAGTTTCTCCGCGCTCCATTCGGGTGTGTTCATGCTTCGGGTTCCGGGCCAGGATAGGGGTGTTTCTCAAAGAACAGGCCGAGAATGCGGGCGAGCTTCATCCCCTCGACCCAGTTCCCCTGAATGTCGGTGCGGCGCTGGAAGAAGGCATTTTGCGGGGAGATGCGCCCGGCGATCAGATCGAGAAACACCGGTTCGTCCACGAGAAAGACCACCCGGCACGGGTTTGAAGAATCCGAAGCCAGCGAACGAATCTGCCCCCGCTCCAGCGTCAGAGACCACGATTTTCCGGTGTCCCGGAAGGCAATCCGGAACGTGGTTGAAAGACCGGCGTAGCCGTCCAGCAGATCGCGGTGCATCTGCGACGCGAGAAAGCGGGTGAAGTACGTTTCACAATTCGTCGTCATTTCCGCATGCTCCATCCTTGGCCGGCCAAGTAATCCGCCAGCGCGTGAAAATAGCGGGCGTCCAGCGGGCACGGTCTGGCCGAGGGCAGGCCGTCGCGATTGGTCGTGCCAAAACGGGCTGCGCCCGTGAAATAGGGGAGATAGGCCGCGAGGGATTTGGTGAAGAGGCGGGCGGCCGGCGACGT encodes:
- a CDS encoding SCP2 sterol-binding domain-containing protein, translated to MEHAEMTTNCETYFTRFLASQMHRDLLDGYAGLSTTFRIAFRDTGKSWSLTLERGQIRSLASDSSNPCRVVFLVDEPVFLDLIAGRISPQNAFFQRRTDIQGNWVEGMKLARILGLFFEKHPYPGPEPEA
- a CDS encoding CofH family radical SAM protein, with amino-acid sequence MLRRIQETVAARERITPAQALWLLRDADLMDLAELASLRRRHWVGERAFYQYNFNVNHTNICGNKCKLCAFYRDEAKGYTLTPEDVGEAVATVHARGVDEVHVVGGLNDKMPYSYYLNLVKAIKSVSPSIHIQGFTAVEIDFFATLKGSSSLDVLTEFMDAGLDSLPGGGSEIFSERVRALICENKAPAEVWLRIHEEAHQLGMTSNATMLYGHVETDEEIIDHLERLRRVQDRTRGFRAFVPLKFFPKNTELGAGGRASSGVFDARLLATARLFLDNFPHLKSLWMIYGYKGAQVGLAFGADDIGGTYFDETIVHAAGAQTPKSLTEAEICGLLQRAGRTPVKVNSGYQGVTYG